Part of the Chrysiogenia bacterium genome is shown below.
TCTACGAGTTCAGCCCTGATGTCATCACGCTGGATCTGGAAATGCCCGGCATGGACGGGTTTACCTTCCTTCGGCTGGTAACTCAGTCCAGGCCGCTGCCGGTCATTGTGGTGAGTTCGCGCTCGGAAGACCGCGCGATTTTCCGCGCACTGGAATTGGGCGCAACCGACTTTATTGCCAAGCCCAGCGCGCGCATCTCGTCGGACATCCAGCGCATCGCTCAGGAACTGCGCTTCAAAGTCGAGAACATCCGCAAGGTGGCGCTCTCGAACCTGATGCAGTTCGAGCGCGGGCTCAAGCCCGCGGCCGGACGTGGCGCGGTGGCCGAAGTCCGGATGCAGGAGACGCCCTCTTGCGTGGTGGTGGGCTCTTCCACCGGCGGGCCGGCGGCGCTCCACTACCTGCTCTCGGAACTGCCGCCGCGCTTCGATATCCCCATTGCGATTGCCCAGCACATGCCGCGCGGCTTTACCAAGCCCTTTGCCGAGCGCCTCTCAAAGCGCCTTGGACGCGACGTGATCGAGGGCGAGGATGGGCGGTTGCTGCAACCCGGGCAGGTCATCCTGGCGCCGGGGGGTAAGCACCTGCTCATCGAGAATTCTACCCGCGGCCCCAAGCTCACGATTGCTGATCCGGCCGAGAGTGATCGCTTCATCCCGTCGGTGGACCGGCTCTTCGAGTCGGCGGTTGAGGTATTTGAAGAACGCATCGATGCAGTGATTCTCACCGGTATGGGCAATGACGGCCTCAAGGGGGCCCGGGTGGTGCATGACGCAGGTGGCCATGTCATCGCGGAATCCCAGGAGACAGCGGTAGTGTACGGCATGCCAAGAGAGGTCGTGGAAGCCGGTTTGGCCGACAAGGTGGCGGCACTGCCGGAGATCCCCCGCTTGCTGGCCGCGGCGGTGAATAAACCCCGGGCAAAACCACGGGGGAAAGCCGCCCGGGCTTGAGCGCGGCGGCAATTTCGTGCTACAGCACGATCTGGAAAGGCAGCACAGGCCTCGAATGGATAAGGACGACAAGGGGGATCTTGCCGAGCGTGATGAACTGCATGATCGCGCGGAAGATTTCCTGAATCACTTCAAAAAGGGCGCGGAATTTACGCAAGAGCTCCTTCAGGAGAACGAGCGTTTGCGGTACCGACTTGTCCAGCTCGAACAGGAAAACCGCTCGTTGCAGGCCGTTGCTCCCGCCGGCGGCGTGCCGCCCGATACCCAGCGCCTGGTTGCCGAGATCGAGCGTCTCCAGAAGGAAAAGGAAGAGATCCTCACGCGCTATAAAGAGGTCGAAGCCGAGAACAAGGACTTCGCCGAGCGCTATGTGGACATTGAAGAGGAAAACAACAACCTCGCCAATCTCTACATC
Proteins encoded:
- the cheB gene encoding chemotaxis-specific protein-glutamate methyltransferase CheB; its protein translation is YEFSPDVITLDLEMPGMDGFTFLRLVTQSRPLPVIVVSSRSEDRAIFRALELGATDFIAKPSARISSDIQRIAQELRFKVENIRKVALSNLMQFERGLKPAAGRGAVAEVRMQETPSCVVVGSSTGGPAALHYLLSELPPRFDIPIAIAQHMPRGFTKPFAERLSKRLGRDVIEGEDGRLLQPGQVILAPGGKHLLIENSTRGPKLTIADPAESDRFIPSVDRLFESAVEVFEERIDAVILTGMGNDGLKGARVVHDAGGHVIAESQETAVVYGMPREVVEAGLADKVAALPEIPRLLAAAVNKPRAKPRGKAARA